One genomic segment of Vibrio penaeicida includes these proteins:
- a CDS encoding lipase family protein encodes MKLWILNFAFISLFFSLSAFSADVCQAKIKKKISATQSIYHAMAVPVLEKKFEVVKDVRTIENVGDFDFLVRVKGLGSAAWHRVNPDETYIGLVDLWELRCLSTSSPKRDPLSIGFTVLTETVDGLWDSLQSGVPNLAGELGTASQCRTRGYGNTFAGSRNKFQHFINTPDYRLMNNYLAMQASIRTYYQQFANGRGYVTTENDYRCAAQEQYRHWGFKKVLFANSITSGNAIIASNRDFVLIAVRGTQMVDEQSIHDEQIAYNFMTDILANGPSIPLNANLLIPNAKGKLHSGYAAVVKTLFPLIGQALREMGDTHKPIFLAGHSLGGATATVLGYKLRAEGYKVQSVYSFASPKIGDLRFTQDLDSNVNVYATINYRDPVPGFPNISNVLNFVPQYYAADHVLYFNKNHQPTDFPNTTRDSDIFVHISEDQGHPTPLIISATQQFKEWHFHVMNFYLAFLYNEIQQNQLDRNSDNLQPDYQKQWLCLDGQPHRNLTQIDWHGAGIKDTLLADTNGYPVQECVLP; translated from the coding sequence ATGAAACTCTGGATATTGAATTTCGCCTTTATCAGTCTGTTTTTTTCTCTTTCGGCATTCTCGGCCGATGTTTGCCAAGCAAAAATCAAAAAGAAGATTTCAGCGACACAATCTATCTATCACGCAATGGCGGTGCCAGTGCTAGAGAAGAAATTCGAGGTGGTTAAAGACGTCCGAACGATAGAGAACGTTGGAGATTTTGACTTTTTAGTTCGAGTAAAAGGGTTAGGCAGTGCCGCTTGGCATAGAGTAAACCCAGATGAAACGTATATCGGTTTGGTGGATTTGTGGGAATTACGCTGCCTTTCTACGTCGTCACCCAAGCGGGATCCTCTGTCTATTGGGTTTACTGTATTAACCGAAACGGTGGATGGTCTGTGGGATTCCCTTCAATCAGGAGTCCCAAACTTAGCGGGGGAATTGGGTACTGCCAGCCAATGCCGCACACGAGGCTATGGCAATACATTTGCTGGCAGTAGAAATAAATTCCAGCACTTTATCAATACCCCCGACTACCGCTTGATGAACAATTACCTTGCGATGCAAGCTTCTATTCGTACCTATTACCAACAATTTGCCAATGGGCGTGGTTATGTCACAACAGAAAATGATTACCGCTGTGCGGCACAAGAACAGTATCGTCATTGGGGCTTCAAAAAGGTCTTGTTTGCTAACTCGATCACCAGCGGTAATGCCATCATTGCATCCAATCGAGACTTCGTTTTGATTGCGGTTAGGGGAACGCAAATGGTGGACGAACAATCGATACACGACGAACAAATCGCGTATAACTTCATGACGGATATTCTCGCCAATGGACCGAGTATTCCGCTAAATGCCAACTTACTCATTCCCAATGCAAAAGGAAAACTCCACAGCGGATACGCTGCCGTCGTTAAAACCCTCTTTCCGCTTATTGGGCAAGCACTGCGTGAAATGGGCGACACGCATAAGCCTATTTTTCTGGCGGGTCACAGCTTAGGGGGTGCAACCGCAACGGTTCTGGGCTACAAATTACGTGCAGAAGGGTATAAGGTTCAGTCGGTGTACAGTTTTGCTTCGCCTAAAATTGGTGACCTCCGATTTACTCAAGATCTCGACTCGAACGTTAATGTCTATGCCACGATTAACTACCGCGACCCAGTACCGGGCTTTCCTAATATCAGCAATGTTTTGAATTTTGTTCCGCAATACTATGCAGCGGATCATGTCCTTTATTTCAATAAAAACCATCAACCGACCGATTTTCCTAACACCACCAGAGACAGCGATATTTTTGTCCACATTTCTGAAGACCAAGGGCATCCCACCCCACTCATTATTTCTGCGACTCAGCAATTCAAAGAGTGGCATTTTCATGTCATGAATTTCTATCTCGCGTTTTTATACAATGAAATTCAGCAAAACCAATTGGACAGAAATAGCGATAATTTGCAGCCTGATTATCAAAAGCAGTGGCTGTGTTTGGATGGGCAGCCTCACCGGAACCTTACCCAAATCGATTGGCACGGAGCTGGGATAAAAGACACCTTGTTAGCGGATACCAATGGATACCCTGTTCAAGAATGTGTTCTGCCTTAA
- a CDS encoding Crp/Fnr family transcriptional regulator, producing MISASFTVQNFDKDVSLLGSGQTCRSMFYVSSGITRSYVIDENGRDFTTCFHFNKPSSNVKSLFLTDFSSVIRKEASQLHFQTLTEVLAVELPISAISGLYERGSKWEKLGRRLAEEAYYHTQKRAMSLLMKTAKQRYIELREQMPHLVDSIPEYYVASYLGITPQSLSRIKS from the coding sequence ATGATCTCAGCAAGTTTCACGGTTCAGAATTTTGATAAGGATGTAAGCCTACTCGGAAGCGGTCAAACTTGTCGGAGTATGTTTTACGTGAGCTCTGGCATAACTCGTTCTTATGTCATTGACGAAAATGGTCGAGACTTCACCACTTGTTTTCACTTCAATAAACCCTCTTCAAACGTGAAAAGCTTATTCCTTACCGATTTTTCGAGCGTTATTCGAAAGGAAGCTTCTCAACTTCATTTTCAGACGCTTACGGAAGTATTGGCAGTTGAATTGCCTATTTCAGCAATTTCTGGACTTTATGAGCGTGGGTCGAAATGGGAGAAACTAGGGCGAAGACTGGCTGAAGAAGCGTATTACCACACGCAAAAAAGGGCGATGTCACTGCTCATGAAAACAGCGAAACAGCGTTATATTGAGCTACGTGAACAGATGCCACATCTGGTTGATAGTATTCCAGAATATTACGTGGCGTCCTATCTGGGTATTACGCCTCAATCACTCAGCCGAATTAAAAGTTGA
- a CDS encoding terminase, with protein MSIRKLVQHQQNTYGHFHQHQGNFLIHLIMVPVFIIGFWGAMVSLVLGKFLIAGGLVLLPFISIAIQGVGHKKENLPPEPFTGPSNAITRILLEQLYTFPKYVVSGKWKKIRQ; from the coding sequence ATGTCTATACGTAAACTCGTTCAGCACCAGCAAAACACTTACGGTCATTTTCACCAACATCAGGGCAATTTCCTGATTCATTTAATCATGGTTCCGGTATTCATCATCGGGTTCTGGGGGGCAATGGTTTCATTGGTTCTTGGTAAATTTTTGATTGCTGGAGGTTTGGTGCTATTGCCCTTTATCTCTATCGCCATTCAGGGGGTTGGCCACAAAAAAGAAAACCTACCTCCGGAGCCATTTACTGGTCCAAGTAATGCGATTACCCGAATCTTACTCGAGCAACTTTATACCTTTCCAAAGTACGTGGTTTCGGGAAAGTGGAAGAAAATACGCCAGTAA